From one Musa acuminata AAA Group cultivar baxijiao chromosome BXJ2-6, Cavendish_Baxijiao_AAA, whole genome shotgun sequence genomic stretch:
- the LOC135614756 gene encoding 1-aminocyclopropane-1-carboxylate oxidase-like, with protein sequence MAVPIIDFSKLEGEERAETLAQIANGCEEWGFFQLVNHGIPVELLERVKKVCSECYRLRAEGFKGSKPVQLLNKLVEEEEDEAADAKRLDDVDWEDVFLLQDDNEWPSNPPEFRETMKEYREELRKLAEKVMEVMDENLGFEKGSIKSAFSGNGEHHPFFGTKVSHYPPCPRLDLVNGLRAHTDAGGVILLFQDDQVGGLQILKDGQWIDVQPVANAIVINTGDQVEVLSNGRYKSVWHRVLTTSDGNRRSIASFYNPSLKATIAPGTNEDDSALYPKYVFGDYMDVYVKHKFSPKEPRFEAVKAL encoded by the exons ATGGCCGTTCCAATCATCGATTTCTCGAAGCTGGAGGGGGAGGAACGAGCCGAAACATTGGCACAGATTGCCAATGGATGCGAAGAATGGGGATTCTTTCAG CTGGTGAACCATGGGATTCCGGTGGAGCTCTTGGAACGCGTGAAGAAGGTGTGCTCGGAGTGCTACAGGCTCAGAGCCGAGGGCTTCAAGGGGTCGAAGCCTGTGCAGCTGTTGAACAAgctggtggaagaagaagaagacgaagctgCCGACGCTAAGCGCTTGGACGACGTGGACTGGGAGGATGTCTTCCTACTCCAGGATGACAATGAGTGGCCGTCCAACCCACCAGAGTTCAG GGAGACCATGAAGGAGTACAGGGAAGAGCTGAGGAAGCTGGCGGAGAAAGTGATGGAAGTGATGGACGAGAATCTGGGCTTTGAGAAGGGCTCCATTAAGAGTGCATTCTCCGGAAACGGGGAGCATCATCCCTTCTTCGGCACCAAGGTGAGCCACTACCCGCCGTGCCCACGCCTGGACCTGGTGAACGGCCTTCGCGCCCACACCGACGCAGGCGGCGTCATCCTCCTCTTCCAAGACGACCAAGTGGGTGGCCTGCAGATCCTTAAAGACGGGCAGTGGATCGACGTGCAGCCAGTGGCCAATGCCATCGTCATCAACACGGGAGACCAGGTCGAAGTCCTCAGCAACGGGCGGTACAAGAGCGTGTGGCACCGGGTGCTGACGACCAGCGACGGCAACCGTCGCTCCATCGCTTCCTTCTACAACCCCTCCTTGAAGGCCACCATCGCTCCAGGGACCAACGAGGACGACTCTGCACTGTACCCCAAGTATGTTTTCGGGGACTACATGGATGTGTACGTGAAGCACAAGTTCTCGCCAAAGGAACCCCGCTTTGAGGCAGTCAAAGCTCTGTGA
- the LOC135613483 gene encoding 1-aminocyclopropane-1-carboxylate oxidase-like: MAIPVIDFSKLEGRERAETLARIANGCQEWGFFQLVNHGIPVELLERVKKVCSECYRLRAEGFKASKPVQLLNKLVEEEGDAADAKRLDNVDWEDVFLLQDDNEWPANPPEFRETMKEYREELRKLAEKVMEVMDENLGFEKGSIRNSFSGNGEHQLFFGTKVSHYPPCPRLEMVNGLRAHTDAGGVILLFQDDQVGGLQILKDGQWIDVQPVANAIVINTGDQIEVLSNGRYKSVWHRVLTTSDGNRRSIASFYNPSLKATIAPGTNKDGSATALYPKYVFGDYMDVYVKQKFLAKEPRFAAVRAV; this comes from the exons ATGGCCATTCCAGTCATCGATTTCTCGAAGTTGGAGGGGAGGGAAAGAGCTGAAACCTTGGCACGGATTGCCAATGGATGCCAAGAATGGGGATTCTTTCAG CTGGTGAACCATGGGATTCCGGTGGAGCTCTTGGAACGCGTGAAGAAGGTGTGCTCCGAGTGCTACAGGCTCAGAGCGGAGGGCTTCAAGGCGTCCAAACCTGTGCAGCTGTTGAACAAGCTGGTGGAAGAAGAAGGCGACGCCGCCGATGCTAAGCGCTTGGATAACGTGGATTGGGAGGATGTCTTCCTTCTCCAGGATGACAACGAGTGGCCGGCCAACCCTCCAGAGTTCAG GGAGACCATGAAGGAGTACAGGGAAGAGCTGAGGAAGCTGGCTGAGAAGGTGATGGAAGTAATGGATGAGAATCTGGGGTTCGAGAAGGGCTCCATCAGGAACTCATTCTCCGGAAACGGCGAGCATCAACTCTTCTTCGGCACCAAGGTGAGCCACTACCCACCGTGCCCGCGCCTGGAAATGGTGAACGGCCTTCGCGCCCACACCGATGCAGGCGGCGTCATCCTCCTCTTCCAAGACGACCAAGTGGGCGGCCTGCAGATTCTTAAAGACGGGCAGTGGATCGACGTGCAGCCAGTGGCCAATGCCATCGTCATCAACACGGGAGACCAGATCGAAGTCCTCAGCAACGGGCGGTACAAGAGCGTGTGGCACCGGGTGCTGACGACCAGCGACGGCAACCGCCGCTCCATCGCTTCCTTCTACAACCCTTCCTTGAAGGCCACCATCGCTCCAGGGACCAACAAGGACGGCTCTGCTACAGCGCTGTACCCCAAGTACGTTTTCGGGGACTACATGGATGTGTACGTGAAGCAGAAGTTCTTGGCCAAGGAGCCGCGGTTCGCGGCGGTGAGAGCCGTGTGA
- the LOC135613484 gene encoding 1-aminocyclopropane-1-carboxylate oxidase-like, with amino-acid sequence MAIPVIDFSKLEGKERAETLARIANGCQEWGFFQLVNHGIPVELLERVKKVCSECYRLRAEGFKASKPVQLLNKLVEEEGDAADAERLDNVDWEDVFLLQDDNEWPANPPEFRETMKEYREELRKLAEKVMEVMDENLGFEKGSIRNSFSGNGEHQPFFGTKVSHYPPCPRLEMVNGLRAHTDAGGVILLFQDDQVGGLQILKDGQWIDVQPVANAIVINTGDQIEVLSNGRYKSVWHRVLTTSDGNRRSIASFYNPSLKATIAPGTNKDDSATALYPEYVFGDYMDVYVKQKFLAKEPRFAAVRAV; translated from the exons ATGGCCATTCCAGTCATCGATTTCTCGAAGTTGGAGGGGAAGGAAAGAGCTGAAACCTTGGCACGGATTGCCAATGGATGCCAAGAATGGGGATTCTTTCAG CTGGTGAACCATGGGATTCCGGTGGAGCTCTTGGAACGCGTGAAGAAGGTGTGCTCCGAGTGCTACAGGCTCAGAGCGGAGGGCTTCAAGGCGTCCAAACCTGTGCAGCTGTTGAACAAGCTGGTGGAAGAAGAAGGCGACGCCGCCGATGCTGAGCGCTTGGATAACGTGGATTGGGAGGATGTCTTCCTTCTCCAGGATGACAACGAGTGGCCGGCCAACCCTCCAGAGTTCAG GGAGACCATGAAGGAGTACAGGGAAGAGCTGAGGAAGCTGGCTGAGAAGGTGATGGAAGTAATGGATGAGAATCTGGGGTTCGAGAAGGGCTCCATCAGGAACTCGTTCTCCGGAAACGGCGAGCATCAACCCTTCTTCGGCACCAAGGTGAGCCACTACCCACCGTGCCCGCGCCTGGAAATGGTGAACGGCCTTCGCGCCCACACCGACGCAGGCGGCGTCATCCTCCTCTTCCAAGACGACCAAGTGGGCGGCCTGCAGATTCTTAAAGACGGGCAGTGGATCGACGTGCAGCCAGTGGCCAATGCCATCGTCATCAACACGGGAGACCAGATCGAAGTCCTCAGCAACGGGCGGTACAAGAGCGTGTGGCACCGGGTGCTGACGACCAGCGACGGCAACCGCCGTTCCATCGCTTCCTTCTACAACCCCTCCTTGAAGGCCACCATCGCTCCAGGGACCAACAAGGACGACTCTGCTACAGCGCTGTACCCCGAGTACGTTTTCGGGGACTACATGGATGTGTACGTGAAGCAGAAGTTCTTGGCCAAGGAGCCGCGGTTCGCGGCGGTGAGAGCCGTGTGA
- the LOC135613485 gene encoding 1-aminocyclopropane-1-carboxylate oxidase-like, whose amino-acid sequence MAIPVIDFSKLEGKERAETLARIANGCQEWGFFQLVNHGIPVELLERVKKVCSECYRLRAEGFKASKPVQLLNKLVEEESDAADAKPLDNVDWEDVFLLQDDNEWPANPPEFRETMKEYREELRKLAEKVMEVMDENLGFEKGSIRNSFSGNGEHQPFFGTKVSHYPPCPRLDMVNGLRAHTDAGGVILLFQDDQVGGLQILKDEQWIDVQPVANAIVINTGDQIEVLSNGRYKSVWHRVLTTSDGNRRSIASFYNPSLKATIAPGTNKDDSATALYPEYVFGNYMDVYVKQKFLAKEPRFAAVRAV is encoded by the exons ATGGCCATTCCAGTCATCGATTTCTCGAAGTTGGAGGGGAAGGAAAGAGCTGAAACCTTGGCACGGATTGCCAATGGATGCCAAGAATGGGGATTCTTTCAG CTGGTGAACCATGGGATTCCGGTGGAGCTCTTGGAACGCGTGAAGAAGGTGTGCTCCGAGTGCTACAGGCTCAGAGCGGAGGGCTTCAAGGCGTCCAAACCTGTGCAGCTGTTGAACAAGCTGGTGGAAGAAGAAAGCGACGCCGCCGATGCTAAGCCCTTGGATAACGTGGATTGGGAGGATGTCTTCCTTCTCCAGGATGACAACGAGTGGCCGGCCAACCCTCCAGAGTTCAG GGAGACCATGAAGGAGTACAGGGAAGAGCTGAGGAAGCTGGCTGAGAAGGTGATGGAAGTAATGGATGAGAATCTGGGGTTCGAGAAGGGCTCCATCAGGAACTCATTCTCCGGAAACGGCGAGCATCAACCCTTCTTCGGCACCAAGGTGAGCCACTACCCACCGTGCCCGCGCCTGGACATGGTGAACGGCCTTCGCGCCCACACCGACGCAGGCGGCGTCATCCTCCTCTTCCAAGACGACCAAGTGGGCGGCCTGCAGATCCTTAAAGACGAGCAGTGGATCGACGTGCAGCCAGTGGCCAATGCCATCGTCATCAACACGGGAGACCAGATCGAAGTCCTCAGCAACGGGCGGTACAAGAGCGTGTGGCACCGGGTGCTGACGACCAGCGACGGCAACCGCCGCTCCATCGCTTCCTTCTACAACCCCTCCTTGAAGGCCACCATCGCTCCAGGGACCAACAAGGACGACTCTGCTACAGCGCTGTACCCTGAGTACGTTTTCGGGAACTACATGGATGTGTACGTGAAGCAGAAGTTCTTGGCCAAGGAGCCGCGGTTCGCGGCGGTGAGAGCCGTGTGA
- the LOC135613838 gene encoding B3 domain-containing protein At1g05920-like: MGAVTSESNSEATEGPEEPLPPPPPPNPSASPGEGTSKKRKKAGRDMYRLRIVPEWVTDLMTTEGGTDIHFIAEKTIEKSDLASQQNRFYLPKDFVKANLVPMLSELERESASLVGDDRKRSRVTEGAKAEKRKAKVSGREHGGLPVVVFTRCRFRCYLKLTRWDGSAGTVIKGDELKYFALWSFLKEGDEVETWAFRRGGDLCFAIGKPTASSSSCGSRHAERPPCALPLRFL, translated from the coding sequence ATGGGAGCCGTCACGTCCGAGTCCAACAGCGAGGCCACAGAGGGGCCAGAGGAGCCcctaccgccgccgccgccgcctaatCCCTCCGCGTCGCCCGGCGAGGGCACGTCGAAGAAGCGCAAGAAGGCCGGCAGAGACATGTACCGCCTGCGTATCGTGCCGGAGTGGGTGACCGACTTGATGACGACGGAGGGCGGCACCGACATCCACTTCATTGCCGAGAAGACCATCGAGAAGTCCGACCTGGCCTCGCAACAGAACCGCTTCTACCTCCCCAAGGACTTCGTCAAGGCCAACCTCGTCCCCATGCTCTCGGAGTTGGAACGGGAATCCGCCAGCCTCGTCGGCGACGACAGAAAGAGGAGCAGGGTGACCGAGGGAGCCAAGGCAGAGAAACGGAAGGCGAAGGTGTCTGGAAGGGAGCACGGCGGGCTGCCCGTGGTGGTGTTCACCAGGTGCAGGTTCCGGTGCTACCTGAAGCTAACCCGCTGGGACGGCAGCGCGGGCACCGTCATCAAGGGCGACGAGCTGAAGTACTTCGCGCTATGGAGCTTCCTGAAAGAGGGCGACGAGGTAGAGACGTGGGCCTTCCGTCGAGGAGGCGACCTATGCTTCGCCATTGGGAAGCCGACCGCGTCGTCCTCCAGCTGCGGATCACGTCATGCGGAGAGACCGCCATGCGCACTTCCTTTGCGCTTTCTGTAA
- the LOC135613839 gene encoding cyclic nucleotide-gated ion channel 1-like — MLYSKDIPSGSIFKFQFSTNSSAGVSKSKKKVLDPEGPFLQRWNKIFVISCIVAVSVDPLFFYIPVIDGDNNCLYLHKKLEIAASVLRFFTDIFYLVHIVFQFRTGFIAPSSRVFGRGVLVKDLSAIAKRYLSSYFLIDILAVFPLPQILGAFWYFLSIEREGTCWRKACAQPDCKIDSLICGQQNNQKNSFLGVACPISPKNGTIFDLGIYLQALQNVVRSKKFLEKFFYCFWWGLQNLR; from the exons ATGCTATATAGCAAG GACATACCGAGCGGTAGCATTTTTAAGTTTCAGTTTTCTACAAATTCATCTGCGGGGGTATCAAAGTCTAAAAAGAAAGTTCTAGATCCTGAAGGGCCGTTTCTTCAAAGGTGGAACAAAATATTTGTCATATCCTGCATAGTTGCTGTGTCTGTGGACCCCTTGTTCTTCTACATTCCAGTTATTGATGGTGACAATAATTGTCTTTATTTGCATAAAAAACTAGAAATTGCTGCAAGTGTACTGCGGTTTTTCACAGATATCTTCTACTTGGTCCATATTGTTTTTCAATTTCGAACTGGGTTCATCGCTCCTTCATCTAGGGTATTTGGAAGGGGAGTTTTGGTCAAAGATTTGTCAGCAATAGCCAAGCGATATTTATCATCATATTTCCTAATTGACATTCTTGCTGTTTTTCCACTTCCACAG ATACTGGGAGCATTTTGGTATTTTCTTTCTATAGAACGTGAAGGCACTTGTTGGAGAAAAGCTTGTGCCCAACCTGATTGCAAAATTGACTCTTTAATCTGTGGACAGCAAAACAACCAGAAGAATAGTTTCCTGGGAGTTGCTTGCCCTATAAGTCCCAAAAATGGGACTATCTTTGACTTGGGAATATATCTACAAGCTCTGCAAAATGTTGTTCGATCAAAAAAGTTCTTGGAGAAGTTTTTTTATTGCTTTTGGTGGGGGCTTCAAAATCTAAGGTAA